Proteins from a single region of Carassius gibelio isolate Cgi1373 ecotype wild population from Czech Republic chromosome A5, carGib1.2-hapl.c, whole genome shotgun sequence:
- the LOC128010627 gene encoding uncharacterized protein C9orf85 homolog, which produces MSSQKGNVSRSRGPKHQNVTAFKNDKYGASAQVKKAKAMVHEGLCQRCKDVLEWKVKYNKYKLLTQPRKCVKCLQKTVKDAYHIICKPCALKLELCLKCGKKEDIVIPLDKKEEEVENASESNKEKRQKKRDEEEEEDEDFDDVGISNDDCDSDLEAEGN; this is translated from the exons ATGAGTTCTCAAAAAGGAAATGTTTCCCGATCGCGAGGCCCAAAACACCAGAATGTGACAGCCTTCAAAAATGACAAGTATGGTGCAAGCGCACAAGTTAAG AAAGCCAAAGCTATGGTTCATGAAGGTCTGTGCCAGCGCTGCAAAGATGTGCTAGAGTGGAAAGTCAAGTACAACAAATATAAGCTCCTTACACAGCCACGAAAATG TGTGAAGTGTCTTCAGAAAACAGTGAAGGATGCCTATCACATCATATGCAAGCCATGTGCACTAAAGCTGGAGCTTTGTTTGAAATGTGGGAAGAAGGAAGACATTGTCATTCC ACTTGACAAGAAGGAAGAAGAGGTAGAGAACGCGAGCGAGTCAAATAAagagaaaagacagaaaaaaagagatgaggaggaagaagaggatgaaGATTTTGATGACGTGGGCATTAGCAACGATGACTGTGATAGTGATTTAGAGGCGGAAGGAAATTGA